One genomic region from Colletotrichum lupini chromosome 7, complete sequence encodes:
- a CDS encoding transmembrane amino acid transporter, protein MGNEAEAMRAPVDPERQDLPSHQGSKGHEQDPIAPPAFSTGSGGIIEKEEGELINFKTLHWLQGGIVLVAETVSLGILSLPSVLATVGLVPGVILICVISALATYSGLLLADFRKQYPFVQHFGDAVELIGRPIGMGGIFREVFGWAQTILQVFLMGGHILMWTICMNTLTNSTTCTVVWAAVGMLVFWVFNVPRTLKWTSWMSATSCVSIVVAVLITVIDVAIEKPIGSGSIDIFKSLGFSPAFLAVTNIAGAFSSHSIFFSVIAEFKNPDDWPKALAFLQITDTTLYIIAAVIIYVYVGPDVPSPALSAAGSATIRKAIWGVAIPTIAIAAVIYAHVASQYVFTRIFGNTKHVVRRTRVSTISWLLITLGIWGIGMVISESIPVFNNLLGLVSAAFASWFSFGLPGIFWLWMHKGNWFSTWQQKCRFAGSSLLLLVGILLCVLGLWVSIESIAKGGSSAKPWTCASNAADHGARVF, encoded by the exons ATGGGGAATGAGGCTGAAGCAATGAGAGCGCCTGTCGATCCTGAGCGTCAAGATTTGCCCAGCCATCAAGGATCAAAAGGCCATGAGCAAGATCCCATTGCGCCACCTGCGTTCTCGACGGGCTCGGGCGGCATCATCGAGAAGGAAGAAGGCGAATTGATCAACTTCAAGACATTACATTGGCT GCAAGGAGGCATCGTCCTCGTCGCAGAGACAGTCTCTCTAGGAATTCTATCGCTTCCGTCCGTCCTTGCAACCGTTGGACTGGTCCCCGGAGTCATTCTCATCTGCGTAATCAGCGCTCTTGCGACCTACTCTGGTCTTCTCCTCGCCGACTTCCGGAAACAGTACCCCTTCGTCCAGCACTTCGGCGATGCGGTCGAGTTAATTGGAAGGCCCATTGGTATGGGTGGCATCTTCCGAGAGGTCTTCGGATGGGCCCAGACTATTCTGCAGGTTTTCCTCATGGGAGGTCACATTCTCATGTGGACTATTTGCATGAATACTCTCACGAATAGTACAACATGTACCGTCGTCTGGGCTGCTGTTGGAATGCTGGTGTTCTGGGTCTTCAACGTTCCTAGGACCTTGAAGTGGACGAGCTGGATGTCAGCAACTT CCTGCGTATCTATCGTGGTGGCTGTTCTAATCACGGTCATTGACGTTGCCATCGAGAAGCCCATTGGAAGTGGGTCGATTGACATCTTCAAGTCCCTCGGCTTTTCTCCCGCTTTTCTGGCTGTCACCAACATTGCAGGTGCATTCT CAAGCCATTCGATCTTTTTCAGCGTCATCGCCGAATTCAAGAACCCCGACGATTGGCCAAAAGCACTTGCCTTCCTTCAGATCACGGATACAACCCTCTACATTATCGCTGCCGTCATTATCTACGTTTACGTGGGCCCCGATGTTCCCTCGCCGGCTCTATCTGCAGCAGGTAGTGCAACTATCAGGAAAGCGATTTGGGGCGTTGCTATTCCCACGATTGCCATCGCTGCCGTTATTTACGCCCACGTTGCTTCTCAGTACGTGTTCACACGTATCTTTGGTAACACTAAGCATGTTGTCAGAAGAACCCGAGTATCGACAATCTCTTGGCTTCTCATCACTCTGGGTATCTGGGGAATTGGCATGGTGATATCTGAATCCATCCCCGTCTTCAACAATCTACTGGGGCTGGTCTCTGCTGCCTTTGCCAGTTGGTTCTCCTTTGGACTGCCAGGTATTTTCTGGCTCTGGATGCACAAAGGTAACTGGTTCTCGACCTGGCAGCAGAAATGCCGGTTCGCGGGGTCTTCGCTACTTTTGCTTGTGGGAATCCTGCTTTGTGTTCTTGGATTGTGGGTCTCTATTGAGTCCATCGCGAAGGGTGGATCTTCCGCGAAACCTTGGACATGCGCCAGCAACGCCGCAGA TCACGGGGCAAGGGTCTTCTAA